The DNA window AGCTACGCCAGCACTAGAAATATATAATAGCAGACTATTTAACTAACTGGGATTTTTTTTAAGATTACATACCTAATCAAACTCTTACCCCTATACCATACTGCTTTCAATCGACCACCTTGCCAATTCGGTACGGTTATTTAAACTTGTTTTGTTGAGCATGTTAGAAACATGGCTTTCAATAGTTCGCTGACTAACGTTCAATTGAAGAGCAATCTCACGATTTGCCATGCCTTTGGCTACTAGTTGAACCACTTTGCTTTCTGTTGGCGTTAATTCAACGTTGTGGGGAACAACAATAGTTGGTGCGCCATCAAGACCTTTGGGGCGACCACTTTCCCAACGTTTGATTTGCTTGAGGGAAGACTCTACCTGAGCAACTAATTCTTCTGGTTCAAAAGGTTTAGACATATATACATCAGCACCTTCGTTCAGACCTTTAACTCGATCTTGACTTTGCCCTTTAGCAGAAAGAAACAACACAGGAATACGATTAGTTACAGGCTCTTGGCGAATATGCTTAACCAGAGTGTATCCGTCCATTTCTGGCATCATTACATCACAAATAATCATGTCTGGAACCAGATTATCCAGAAGTTCTAAGGCTTCTCGACCGTTTTCAGCCGTATCTACGTTGTAGCCTCTAAATTCAAGGTAGTCTTTTACCAGTAAAATTAAGTTGGGATCGTCATCTATGAGCAGCAGTTTTTTATTGTCTTTCGGGGAGTTGTCTTTCATAAGTATTAATGCTTAGTTTTTGGCTTAGGTATGGTTTGACGCACTAATGGCGCATAACTATTTATATTTAAGTCTGGAAAGAATCGCTGAGTAAATAAACTTAAGAATATGTTAATTACAGTAGAAATCAACAATAGCTGATTTACTGAGTTTATGGTGAAATTACACAACTCCTAATTTAACCTTAATTTTAGTTTTCGACATCCTTTTAAGAGTAAATATTTAGAACCAGTCTCAATATTTACTCCAGTCTCTTAATTTTTTAAAATATAAATGCAACACGATCTCTAAAAAAAATATTTCAGATTAAATCTAGTTCAATAATTTTATTGAATTTATTTAAGCTAAACAAGATTAATTAGTAGAAAAACATAATAATATTGATTCATTGCACTTACTTTATTGCTCATCGTCATGGTTACTTTTACAGAACAATTCAATACCATAATTAAATCGCGTCGCTCAACTAAGCCAAGACTATTCAACGGTAAGAAAATAGATGACGAGATTATTTGGCAGATCTTGGAAAATGCTAATTGGGCGCCTAATCACGGTTTAACTCAGCCTTGGAGATATCAAGTTTTTACTGAGGCAGGATTAATTAAATTAGCAGAATTTCAGGCGACTTTATATCAAAAAACTACTGACCCCGAAAAGTTTAAGCCTGAGAAATATACAAGAATGAAAAGCAATATTCTTCAATCTTCTCATGTAATTGTTATCTGCATGGAACGACAAAAATCCGAAAAAATTCCTGAAATAGAAGAGATAGAAGCTGTAGCATGTAGTGTGCAGAATATGGCGTTAACCGCAGCAGCTTACGAAATTTGTAGCTTTTGGGGATCTGGTGGGGTGACCTATACGCCTGAACTAAAAGAATTTTTGGGACTGGGAGAAAAAGATCGCTGTCTCGGTTATTTATATTTAGGTTATAGCGATAATCCAGCTACAACCAGTCATCGTAATTCCATCAAAGAAAAGACAATCTGGATTGCACAAAATGCATAAATCAATAGTTTTGACTCAAAAAATTAATAACTAATTAATAGACAACATATTTAATAATTCTGCTTCACTCAGTTGGGCGATCGCTAGTTGTTCAGCCTTAGCTAGTTTTGAGCCTGCATTTTCTCCTAATAATAGATAGTCGGTCTTTTGGCTAATTGAGCCTGTAACCTTGCCTCCCGCCTGTTCGATCAGTTTTTTGGCCTCATCACGTTTGAGGGTGGGTAGAGTGCCTGTAATGACAAAAGTTTTACCTGAGAAAATTTGGTCAGTTTTGTGGGTAGAAGTTTTACTGGCTGAGTCAAACTGTAATCCTGCCTCTTGCAATTGTCGAATCAAGGTTTGGTTAGCAGGGATTCTCACCCACTCAAATACAGACTGGGCAATTTCTGCACCAATGCCATACACTGCTTCGATAGATTCAAAAGAGGCTTGGGACAACTGTTCAATGGTCGAAAAATTTTCCGTGAGGATCTTGGCGTTAGTACTACCGACATAACGAATACCCAAACCGTATAAAAGTCGGTCATAAGTTTGATTTTTCGATTCGGCGATCGCCTTGACTAAATTCTCGGCTGATTTTGTCCCCATGCGTTCTAAACTAGCTATTTGAGCAACGGTAAGAGAATAAAGATCCGCAACAGAAGTAACTAAATTATGCTTCAGCAATAAAATTACCATTCTTTCGCCTAAACCCTTAATATCTAGGGCATTACGAGAAGCCCAGTGAATAATACTCCCGCGCAAAATTGCTGGACAAGAGAGATTGAGACAACGGGTAACAGCTTCGGTTTTAGGACGTATCAAAGGAGAACTACACTCAGGGCAATCGCGAGGCATTTGATAGGGAACGGTATTAGTAGGACGCAGATCGGGTAAAACTCTGACTACTTCAGGGATAATCTCCCCTGCCTTACGAATAATTACCGTATCGCCAACGCGAATATCCAGTTCGGCAACGCGATCGCTATTATGTAAAGTCGCTCGTTGTACCGTAGTCCCTGCCAGCTGTACAGGCTCCATTACTGCCATTGGTGTCACTGCCCCTGTACGCCCCACATTTACGATAATATCTTTCACAATCGTGGGGGTTTCCTCCGCAGGATATTTTAAGGCGATCGCCCAACGGGGAAACTTTTGGGTAAATCCTAGCTGCTGCTGTAGTTGATAGTCGTTGAGTTTTACCACCACTCCATCAGTCATATAGGGTAAAGTCTTTCTCCCCGTATCCCATTTCTGAAAATACGCCTCGACTTCTGCTAAAGAATTACATAGTTGACGATGAGGATTAACTAAAAACCCCATTTGCTGAAGTAATTCTAGAGACTCCCACTGTGAACTAATAGCTTGATTTTCAGCATGTAGAGTATAGGCAAAGAAATTGAGCTGACGTTGGGCGACGATTTTAGCATCTAACTGACGCAGTGTTCCCGCAGCAGCATTACGGGGATTAGCAAATAAAGCCTCTCCAGATTTGCTTCTTGCTTGATTAATTGCTGCAAATACCTTTAAGGGTAAAAATGCTTCACCTCTGACTTCTATTCTTTGGGGTGGGTGATCTAGGCGATCTAAATTTAACTTTAAGGGAATGCTGCGAATAGTCCTGATATTTTGGGTAATTTCTTCTCCTGTAACTCCATCACCACGGGTTGCGCCTCTAACTAAAATACCGTTTTCATAGGTGAGAGCGATCGCACTACCGTCAATTTTTAATTCACAAACGTAGCTGAATTCTGGGATAGTTTCTAGCTGTTTTTGCCAACGAGTTGACCATTTAGCCAACTCCCGCTCATTAAAAGCATTTTCTAAACTATACAGAGGAATATTATGTTTGACGGAGTTAAATCGAGTAACAGGGCGATCGCCGACTCTTTGGGTAGGACTATCGGCAGTAATTAATTCTGGATACTCGGTTTCTAGATCCTGTAGCTGGCGATATAGTTGGTCATACACTCCATCTTCCATAATTGGACTATCCATGACGTAATAGGCATAACCCGCTTTTTGCAACTGTTCTCTTAGTTGGAAAACTTTTTCTTTGGTTTCTGGGGTAATAGTCATAGTGTTTGGTTGACAGAGGTAATTCGAGGGATCGGTAGACCTATAAATTTAATTTGGCGTTGCTGATTAAGTAATGCTATACAAAGGATTAATGCTCGCAGCTATAAGCTATAAGCACAGGGCTTACGCCCCAAGCGCGAAGTGCGCTTGCCCCGAAGGGGCTGTAGATTTTAATCAATTTTTACTTTTCGGTAGGGAAACAAAATATTTTATAAGCATTACGCATTCATCAACACCCTTAATTTTAATTACTGATGTTACGCACCTGCTAATTTACTCTCTAGTTTTTACGTAGGGGTTTTAGAAATCTACTACCTACTACCTACTACCTGCTACCTGCTTACCTGCTAACCATGAAGCCGATCACCTAATTGTCTATCGCTAATTTTGTACGGCTATAAAACGATGGGAGGTTCAATCTTGCTCAAATTCTACTGATTCTAATTGCGCTTCTTTAGTTTGCAATACGGTTGGAGATTGAAGGGTTGTATGAGTTTCTGCTGAATCATCTAGCTGTAATAGTTTTCTAGCTTCGTCAGCAGCCAAAGGACGACCAAACCAATATCCTTGTAGATGATGGCAGTTTAAACTGCGCAATAATTCTACCTGTTCTTTAGTTTCTACACCTTCAGCAACTATCCTCAGATTAAAACCTTTGCCGATCTCAATGAGTGCAGTAACAATTGCCAAATCTTGTGGACTGTCGGTAAGCTGCTGAACTAGAGCGCGGTCTATTTTTAGAGTATCGAGGGGAATTTGCTTGAGATATTCTAAAGCAGAGAAGCCGTTAGTAAAGCCATCTACAGCAATCTTGATTCCTAAAGACTTTAATTGACTAATCAGATATCGGCTATGGTCAATATTATCTATTAAAGTTGCAGCATTGACTTCTACCTCTAACAAACTAGCGTCAAAATCTGTTTCTGAAAGTATTTCAGCAATTTTTTGTGGGAGATCTGATTGTTGAAATTGAACTAAGGAAAGGCTGACAACAATTTTAGAACAAGGCATTGCTTGAGTTTGCCACTGCTTATTTTGAATACAGGCAGTACGAATTGTCCATTCGCCAATCGGCACAATGAGCTTGGTTTTTTCAGCTAATCTAATAAAGTTTCCTGGTGCGACTAAACCTAGTTCAGGATGTTTCCATCGCAGCAAAGCTTCTATAGCTTCCATTTTACCACTGTCAATATTGATTTGTGGTTGATAGTAAAGCTCAAATTCTTCTTGCTCTATAGCCTGCTGTAATAGGCTTTCTAACTCTAAAGCGACTAAGGCTTGTGAGTTCATGGCATCATCATAAAACTGGTAATCAATTTTATTTTTGCTAGCTCGTTCAAGAGCGGTATTCGCACTAGCCATTAAAATTTCAGGATCGATTCCATCTTGAGGATAGACAGCAATCCCCGTCACACTACTAATCGAGGCTTTAGTTTTGCCAAGGGTAAAAGACTGATGGGTTGATTGATTAACTCGTTGGGCAATTTTAGTTACTTCTTCAATATCGCTAACGTGTGATAGTAACAGCGCAAATTTATCTTCCTGCCAACGAACTACCGTATCTCCTGCTCGTAAACAGGTATCTAATCTTTTTTCTAAAGCTACTAGTAATTTTTCGTAGTTTTCCTCACCAATGCTGGCATTTATGTTGGGCAGAAAATCTAGTTTACAGAATAAGATCGCTAATAATTTTTGACTTCTTTTAGCATTAGCGATCGCTGTTAATAGCTGTTGATTAAATAACTCTCTTTTGAATAATTCATTCGTTACTTGTTCGATAGTATTTACGGGAGCCTTGGGTTGTGAACTACGAATAATCAAACAAATACTTTCTTGTGATTCAAATTTGACCATGCTTATTTGAATCTGAGCTGGAATTAAATTGCTGTCTTTATGGCGTAAGTAGTATTCTCCTTCAAAACTATTATTTTCGGCAATTATACTTTTAATTACTAAAGCAAACTTTTCTGATTTATCGACTAATTCATAGATATTCATCTGCAATAATTCGGCAGTAGAATATCCCAGGATTTTGCTAGAAGCAGGATTTGCTTCAATAATCTGTTTGGTAGCAGATTCAACTAAAATAATACTTTCAGAAATTTGCTCACTGATCCGACTATAAAAAGTTTTAACCTGCTGTAATTCTTGCTCTATTTGCTTTTGCTGAGTAATATTAGTTAAATAGCTGCGAATTACTCTTTTTTCTGGTAGATAATAAGCTGTTTGCTGAAAAGTTGATTGGTTGATGGTAACTTCACGACTAATTATATTGTCATGTCCCTGATGATATTGATTCACCAAGTTATTCAATAAGGGGTGATTTAATTTACGATGGTGAATATCCTGAAAGTTAATTATTCCAGCGGAATTAATATAGGTAATATTGCCATAAAGATCGCTCTCAATGATTGGTTGAGGACTTAACTCGGCTAATGTAAGCTGTATAGAATTATCGAGAGGTTTTTCGGTTTTTGGCGGTGTTTTTTGCTCTGAAGATTCATCTAAAGATACAACTGTTTCTTTATTGACCAAGATATCTGGCTGGACTACTGGAGCAGGTGTAGCAGAAAGAAGTGCTAAATTTTCTTCATTTGATGGGGCAGCATTTTTTGGTGGATCAGTGGAGATTTTATAGCTGACTGATGCATCTCCGCTAAAATGTATTACATCTCCAGACTGCAATTCATGAACTAAAGCTTTTTTACCATTAATATAAATACCGTTTCGACTCCTATTACCTTGCAGATCTCCATCCAAAATCCAATAGGAGCATTGATTAGTTTTCTGGTCTGTTCTCCTGAGTATAGTAGCATGATTGCGAGAAGTTTTCTGACATGAAAGAACAATATCATTACTAGAATGACGACCAATAGAATAGGTGGCAGCATCAAGCTGAATTTCTCTAACAAAAGATGGATCTTCAATTAATAATAGATGATGTATCTGCTCTAAATCCATTTTTTGAGTTTGATTATAATTGGTATTCATATTGTTATAATTGACATTAAAAACTAATTTTTAATCCAATATTTTGCTAATAAGAAAGCTTGAATAGTTAAAATATAAGAAATAAAAAATCAAGATTTATACATAATTTGCTAAGAAAAAGAAAGCTATGTAGTAACAAAGCTCAAATATGATAATTTAGCTTATATTAGGCTTATTTTTCTTATTCACTGAGATAGATCTAAAGTATTAATACTAATAAAATTATTGCTTGTATGAGAATACGTCAAGATCTAAGCTTGAATTAAAGTCACCTGATAAAAATCTATTTTAGTTGAGACTTTACTTTTTGGTGTCAAATTAATCAATCTATACCCAGTACTAGATTAACTAATGAAATTTAAAAATTAGCGAAACTAGTAAAATTGCGGTTAGACAATTCTCTATTTACGACCTAGGCTGGAAGAAACAAAATAAGTTGTTAATTCATGTTAGCAAGGGTTTGGAGTGCAGCGATCGCTGGTATTGACGCTATCAAGGTGGGAGTGGAAGTTGATGTGTCAGGCGGATTGCCAAAAATTATCGTCGTGGGATTACCCGATGTGGCAATTCAGGAATCGAGAGAAAGAGTTAAAGCAGCTTTGAAAAATGCTAACTTTGCTTTTCCCGTGCGTAAGATTGTGATCAATTTAACACCTGCGGATCTGCGCAAAGAAGGGCCTTGCTTTGACCTGCCGATCGGCGTGGGTATTTTGGCTGCATCAGAACAAGTAGATCCCCAATTGTTAGGCGATTATCTGTTCTACGGCGAAGTTTCCCTTGACGGTACACTGAGGGCAGTTTCAGGCGTTTTACCGATCGCCGCCGCAGCCTCAAAAATGGGTATTGCAGGACTTATTTTGCCCGTGGGGAATGCCCAGGAAGCAGCAGTAGTTAATGATATTAAGGTTTATGGATTTGCCAACCTCAGACAAGTTGCCGACTTTCTTAACCAGCCAGATAAATATCAGCCTGTAATTGCCGAAAATCCGTTAGCTAAAAAGCGATCGCTCCATCATATTCCCAACCTTAAAGAGGTTAAAGGGCAAATCCAAGCCAGACGTGCTTTAGAAATCGCCGCAGCAGGGGGACACAACTTAATCTTAATCGGACCTCCAGGGAGTGGTAAAACCATGCTAGCTCAGCGCCTTCCAGGAATTTTACCCAATCTTTCCTTTGATGAAGCTTTAGAAGTTTCTCAGATCCATTCTGTTGCTGGACTGCTCAAAGATTGTGGTGAATTGGTTACCGAAAGACCGTTTCGTAGTCCTCACCATTCGGCTTCAGGGCCATCGTTGGTTGGGGGTGGTAGTTATCCACGTCCTGGAGAAATATCCTTAGCTCACAAAGGCATACTTTTTTTGGACGAACTCACCGAATTTAAGCGTAACGTTTTAGAATATCTGCGCCAACCTTTAGAAGATGGACAGGTGACAATTTCCCGCACCCGTCAATCGGTAATTTTTCCCGCTCAATTTACCTTGGTTGCTAGTACAAATCCCTGTCCCTGTGGCTATTTTGGCGATCCGATTCAGCATTGCACCTGTTCCTCTCGTCAAAGAGAAAATTACTGGGCAAAGCTATCTGGCCCACTAATGGACAGGATCGATCTGCAAGTAGCAGCAAACCGTCTTAAACCCGAAGAAATGCTCAAACAAACCACAGGAGAAGACTCCGCCATAGTTCGTCAAAGAGTTGTCGCTGCCCGTAAGCTGGCTGAAATACGTTTTGGGAATGAACCAGGAATAAGCTGTAATGCAGAAATGCGATCGCATCACTTAAGAGAGTTTTGTATTCTAGATGATACTAGTCGCAACCTACTCGAAGGAGCAATTAGGAAGCTAGGCTTATCCGCTAGGGCGATGGATCGGGTGCTGAAGGTATCGCGCACGATTGCTGACTTGGCAGGCGATCGCGATTTACAAAGTAACCATCTAGCTGAAGCTATTCAATACCGCACTATAGATCGAATGCAATAGGCAAAGTATTAGTTAACTCCTAAGAAACAAATTAATCTGCTGAGGCTGGGAAAGGGGAAAAGGGAAAGGGTAAAAGGGAAAAGGGAAAATTAGTTCAATTGATGAATA is part of the Pleurocapsa minor HA4230-MV1 genome and encodes:
- a CDS encoding response regulator transcription factor, coding for MKDNSPKDNKKLLLIDDDPNLILLVKDYLEFRGYNVDTAENGREALELLDNLVPDMIICDVMMPEMDGYTLVKHIRQEPVTNRIPVLFLSAKGQSQDRVKGLNEGADVYMSKPFEPEELVAQVESSLKQIKRWESGRPKGLDGAPTIVVPHNVELTPTESKVVQLVAKGMANREIALQLNVSQRTIESHVSNMLNKTSLNNRTELARWSIESSMV
- a CDS encoding nitroreductase, translating into MVTFTEQFNTIIKSRRSTKPRLFNGKKIDDEIIWQILENANWAPNHGLTQPWRYQVFTEAGLIKLAEFQATLYQKTTDPEKFKPEKYTRMKSNILQSSHVIVICMERQKSEKIPEIEEIEAVACSVQNMALTAAAYEICSFWGSGGVTYTPELKEFLGLGEKDRCLGYLYLGYSDNPATTSHRNSIKEKTIWIAQNA
- the ligA gene encoding NAD-dependent DNA ligase LigA: MTITPETKEKVFQLREQLQKAGYAYYVMDSPIMEDGVYDQLYRQLQDLETEYPELITADSPTQRVGDRPVTRFNSVKHNIPLYSLENAFNERELAKWSTRWQKQLETIPEFSYVCELKIDGSAIALTYENGILVRGATRGDGVTGEEITQNIRTIRSIPLKLNLDRLDHPPQRIEVRGEAFLPLKVFAAINQARSKSGEALFANPRNAAAGTLRQLDAKIVAQRQLNFFAYTLHAENQAISSQWESLELLQQMGFLVNPHRQLCNSLAEVEAYFQKWDTGRKTLPYMTDGVVVKLNDYQLQQQLGFTQKFPRWAIALKYPAEETPTIVKDIIVNVGRTGAVTPMAVMEPVQLAGTTVQRATLHNSDRVAELDIRVGDTVIIRKAGEIIPEVVRVLPDLRPTNTVPYQMPRDCPECSSPLIRPKTEAVTRCLNLSCPAILRGSIIHWASRNALDIKGLGERMVILLLKHNLVTSVADLYSLTVAQIASLERMGTKSAENLVKAIAESKNQTYDRLLYGLGIRYVGSTNAKILTENFSTIEQLSQASFESIEAVYGIGAEIAQSVFEWVRIPANQTLIRQLQEAGLQFDSASKTSTHKTDQIFSGKTFVITGTLPTLKRDEAKKLIEQAGGKVTGSISQKTDYLLLGENAGSKLAKAEQLAIAQLSEAELLNMLSIN
- a CDS encoding EAL domain-containing protein: MNTNYNQTQKMDLEQIHHLLLIEDPSFVREIQLDAATYSIGRHSSNDIVLSCQKTSRNHATILRRTDQKTNQCSYWILDGDLQGNRSRNGIYINGKKALVHELQSGDVIHFSGDASVSYKISTDPPKNAAPSNEENLALLSATPAPVVQPDILVNKETVVSLDESSEQKTPPKTEKPLDNSIQLTLAELSPQPIIESDLYGNITYINSAGIINFQDIHHRKLNHPLLNNLVNQYHQGHDNIISREVTINQSTFQQTAYYLPEKRVIRSYLTNITQQKQIEQELQQVKTFYSRISEQISESIILVESATKQIIEANPASSKILGYSTAELLQMNIYELVDKSEKFALVIKSIIAENNSFEGEYYLRHKDSNLIPAQIQISMVKFESQESICLIIRSSQPKAPVNTIEQVTNELFKRELFNQQLLTAIANAKRSQKLLAILFCKLDFLPNINASIGEENYEKLLVALEKRLDTCLRAGDTVVRWQEDKFALLLSHVSDIEEVTKIAQRVNQSTHQSFTLGKTKASISSVTGIAVYPQDGIDPEILMASANTALERASKNKIDYQFYDDAMNSQALVALELESLLQQAIEQEEFELYYQPQINIDSGKMEAIEALLRWKHPELGLVAPGNFIRLAEKTKLIVPIGEWTIRTACIQNKQWQTQAMPCSKIVVSLSLVQFQQSDLPQKIAEILSETDFDASLLEVEVNAATLIDNIDHSRYLISQLKSLGIKIAVDGFTNGFSALEYLKQIPLDTLKIDRALVQQLTDSPQDLAIVTALIEIGKGFNLRIVAEGVETKEQVELLRSLNCHHLQGYWFGRPLAADEARKLLQLDDSAETHTTLQSPTVLQTKEAQLESVEFEQD
- a CDS encoding YifB family Mg chelatase-like AAA ATPase gives rise to the protein MLARVWSAAIAGIDAIKVGVEVDVSGGLPKIIVVGLPDVAIQESRERVKAALKNANFAFPVRKIVINLTPADLRKEGPCFDLPIGVGILAASEQVDPQLLGDYLFYGEVSLDGTLRAVSGVLPIAAAASKMGIAGLILPVGNAQEAAVVNDIKVYGFANLRQVADFLNQPDKYQPVIAENPLAKKRSLHHIPNLKEVKGQIQARRALEIAAAGGHNLILIGPPGSGKTMLAQRLPGILPNLSFDEALEVSQIHSVAGLLKDCGELVTERPFRSPHHSASGPSLVGGGSYPRPGEISLAHKGILFLDELTEFKRNVLEYLRQPLEDGQVTISRTRQSVIFPAQFTLVASTNPCPCGYFGDPIQHCTCSSRQRENYWAKLSGPLMDRIDLQVAANRLKPEEMLKQTTGEDSAIVRQRVVAARKLAEIRFGNEPGISCNAEMRSHHLREFCILDDTSRNLLEGAIRKLGLSARAMDRVLKVSRTIADLAGDRDLQSNHLAEAIQYRTIDRMQ